Below is a genomic region from Nocardioides panacis.
TCGAAGAACACCGACGAGTAGTCCGTGACCAGGGCGTCGGCTGCGACGTACAGGTCGGCGATGTCGGGGTAGCGGGTGACGTCGATGACCCGGCGGTCCGGGTCGACGTCCTCGGCGGCGCGCACCGAGTTGTAGTGCCCCCGGACCAGCACGACGGCGTCGTCGAGCTGCTCCACGACCTGGTGCGGGTCGAGGTAGAGCACCTTGTCGAAGACCCGGCCCACCCGCAGGTTGTCCCGCCAGGTGGGGGCGTACAGCACGACCTGCTGGTGCTCCCCGATCCCCAGCGCCTCCCGGGTGCTGCGGCGCCGGTCGGCGGCGTCGTCGGCCAGCATCACGTCGTTGCGGGGGTAGCCGAGCTCCATCACCGGACCGTCGTACCGGAACGCGCTGGACAGCGAGCGGGTGCAGAACTCGCTCTGGCTGAGCAGGTAGTCCCAGCCGTCGCGCGCGATCAGCAGCTGGCGGCGGTGGTGCCAGTTGAAGAAGTCCAGGTGCGGCCGGTCGTGCGCGATCCGCTTGAGCGGGCTGCCGTGCCAGGTCTGGAAGTACAGCTGGCCCTCCCGCTTGCGGAAGAAGTACGGCAGCGAGGCGTTGACCAGCAGGTACCGCGCGCGGCCGAGCAGCTCGAAGTACTCCCGCGAGAACCGGATCACCGGGCGGGCACCCTCGGGCACCTCCACGGAGTAGTCCATCACGCTGAAGACCAGCTCGAGGTCCTCGTGGCGGCCGGCCAGCTCGCGGCACAGCGCACCCGGGTTGTCGCCCGCGGCCTTGCCGGCGAACGTCTCGAACAGCACCACGTCGAGCAGCGGCTGGGTGCGCGCCTCGGGGTAGGTCTCGTCGCGCAGCCGGCGGCGCATGTACGGCGGCCGGCTGGTCCGCCACTCGGCGGGCACCACCCGCAGGGCCAGCGCGCCCTCCAGCGACACGTGCGGCACGACGTGCAGGTGCGAGTCCTCGACGTACAGCGGCAGCCGGCGCCACAGCGACCGCTCGGGCGCGACGTCGAGCGTCCGGCCGTCGGCGGTGCGGGCCAGCACGTCGTAGCGGTCGGCGGGGAGCGACGTACGGCCCACGCCCCACTCGTCGCCGAACAGGTCCAGCTCGACCTCGAAGGCCTCACCCGTGCGGGAGGCCGGGCGCCAGGCGGTGCGCGAGCGGGGCCCGACCAGCGCGATCTCCACGTCCCGGTCGGTGCTGCCCGACAGCCGGACCACGCCGCCGGACGCGGTCACCTCGGCGACCCGGACCGGCCCGGTCGGCGCGGGCGGACGGAGGTCGGCGCGCGAGGAGGGCCGCAGCTCGATGCTCAGCCCGTCGTGCTGGGCCCACCGCGGCTCGACGGTGGTCCCGCCGACGGTGGAGGTCTCCAGCAGGCCGGCGTTCACGTTGACCGCCCGGCTGTGGAACCCGGCGGTGCGCTGGTGCGCACCGATCCGCAGCTCGGCCTGCACCTCGAGCACGACCGGGACGCGGCCCTCGGGGGTGGGCAGCGTGCTGATGTCGACGTCGCAGCTGAACGCGCCGCCGCTGTGGTCCTCGTGGGCGCGCTGCGACCACTGGTTGACGTTCGGCTCGGGGGTCGGGGTGGTCGGCACCCGCCAGGTCCGCCCGGACGCCGGGTCGCGCAGCACGACCGTCACCTCGCTCGGGGCGTAGGCGTCGTCGAGGTACTCCAGGAACGCCGCGCCCTCGAGGTGCAGCACGTCGGGCCTCGGCCAGCGCACCACCAGCAGCCGGGTCCGGTAGCGCAGCTCGCTGTCCGCGACCCCGGTGAGCTCGTCGGAGGCCTCGGCGAGCGCGTCGATGAAGGGCAGCGTGAGGTGCGGGCGGGCGCCCACCATCCGGTGCGGGTAGCCGTTCTGGTTGTCGAAGGCGTACTCCAGGAAGCTCTCCGCGGCGGCCCGCTCGTCGTGCGCGCACAGCCACGCGATGATCCGGTCCTCGGCCGGGACGGCCGGGAACGTCTCCGCGGAGACCAGGTCCAGGAGCCGGCGCAGCTCGGCGCCGAGGGCCTCCCAGTAGCCGTCGTCGCGGGTGATCGCGGCGCGGACCAGGTCCGGGACGGTGGTGTGCAGCACCTCGGCGAAGTACGCCCGCTGCACCGGCTCGCTGGCCGTGGCCACCACCAGCTCGCCCGCGGTGCAGATCTGCGCGACCCGGTCCGCGACCCGGCCGCGGTCCTGCAGGCCCTGCTGCCACAGCGAGCGGTTGTCCTCGCGCCAGCCCCAGCGGTAGACCACCGAGGGCAGGATGTCCACGCGGTCGGCCCGGAGCATCGCGTCGACGATCGTGACGATGTCGGAGTGGTCCCCCTCGGTGGCGAACGCCAGCCCCTGCTCGTCCCAGAAGGCGCGGCGGAAGACCCTCGTCCCGGGCATCAGGTTGGCCATGATCTCGGGGTGGTCGTCGACGCGCACCCCGATCCGGCGCTGGGCGTTCGACCGCTTGGCCCAGGTCGGCTCCTGGTGCTGGCCCTGCTGCTGGAGGGTGACCGAGCCGATGCTGAGGTCCGAGCCGCTCTCCCGCAGCGCACCGCCGAGGCGCTCGTAGGCCGTCATCAGCACGGTGTCGTCCGCGTCGCAGAACGCGAGGTGCCGTCCGGTGGCCCGGGCGACGCCGGCGTTGCGGGCCGCGCCCACCCCGAGGTGCGGCTGGGTGACCACCCGGACCCGCCGGTCCGCGTCGGCGTGCCGCCGGGCGATCTCCGCCGAGCCATCGGTCGAGCCGTCGTCGACGAGCACGATCTCGAGCTGCGGGTGGGTCTGCGCGAGGAGGCTGGCCAGGCAGGCGTCGAGGGTGCCGGCGGCGTCGTGGAAGGGCACGACCACGCTGAGCCGCGGCAGCGTCGGCCCCCCGCGTCGCAGCACCACGCGTTTCACGAACTGGGCCGGGCGGGTGCGTTTGAGGCGCCTGACCGACAGCTCCATCAGCGACAGTCTCCTTCGGGGGGCCGGTCCGGCGCGCCCGGGCGCCCGGTCGTCCCCGTGTCGGCCAAGGTGGTCGAGACACTCTAACCTTCACCAAAACACTCGCGCGAAACGGCAGGTACGCACCATCGACGTCGCACCCACGTCCGGCAGGCCGGGCGCACCCAGGCTCGCTGCGCTCGACGGGCTCCGGCTCCTGGCTGCGTTCAGCGTGCTGGCCTACCACTACACCGGCATCAACCGGGACTACTGGGGCGCCAGCCCGATGGTGGAGTTCCCGTCGCTGCACCAGCTGAGCCGCTACGGCTACCTCGGCGTCGAGCTGTTCTTCATCATCAGCGGCTTCGTGATCCTGATGACCGCCTACGACCGGACCGTGCAGTCCTTCGTGGCCTCCCGGGTGGCCCGGCTCTACCCCGCCTACTGGGTGGCGATCCTGCTGACCTTCGCGCTGCAGCAGTTCTGGCACGGCGGCCGGGAACCGACTTCGATGGAGGCGCTGGGCAACCTGACGATGGTGCAGTCGGCGTTCGGGCTGACCGACGTCCAGGGCGCGTTCTGGACGCTCTGGGTCGAGCTGCGCTTCTACGTGCTGATCGGCATCTTCATGCTGGTCGGCATGAACCGGCAGCGTCTCCTGGCGTTCGCGGTCATCTGGCCGGTGCTCGGGCAGGTGGCGGAGAACAACCACGCGTCGTTCGTCGCGACGGTGCTGATGTCGACGTACGCCCCGTACTTCGCGGTCGGCATCGTGCTGTTCCTGCTCTCCACCGACCTGCTGAACCTTTCGTGCTGGCTCGGTCTGGGGTTCACCTGGGTGCTGAGCGTGCAGCAGGCCACGGCGTACGCCGAGCGCGCCTCCGCGCTCACCGGCGCGCCGGTGCGGCCGCTGGTGACGGCGGTCGCCGTGACCGTGATGGTGCTGGCCGTGCTGGCGTGCTCGCACGGACCGCTGTCCCGGATCCGGTGGAAGTGGCTGACGCTCGCCGGCGCCCTGACCTACCCGCTCTACCTGGTGCACGGCCAGGTCGGGTTCTTCCTGATCGAGACCCTGCAGACGCACCTGCAGAGCTACGTCGTGCTGGCGATCGCCACGCTCACCAGCTTCGCCCTGGCGTTCGTCATCCACCGGTTCGTCGAGCGGCCCGCCGCCCGGCCGCTGCGCCGTGCGGTGGACCGCTCGCTGGAGAACCTGACGGTGCGCTGAGGCGCGCTACTTCCCGGCGTAGGCGCGCCAGCGCTCCTGCTCGGGGACGACCCGGCGACCCCAGGGCTTGGTGATGCCGGTCCAGTGCACGAGCACCGAGTCGGTCACCGCGTCCTCGCTGGGGACGTGCTGCCACCGGTCGGGGATCTCGGCGTGGTCCGGGCCGGCCAGGTAGTGCAGCACCTCGGTGGCGTTCATCCGGAAGTCCGCCATCAGCGCGACCGCCTCGGCGGGCGGCTGCTGGCGACGGGACTCGGCGAGGTCGACGACCAGCAGGTCGGTGCCGAACGCGTCGAAGTCGAAGGCGTGCCGGGCGTGCGCCGTGCGCCGCAGCTCGGAGGACAGCGCCGTCCGGTCACGCAGCCGCGCGGCCGCCCAGTGGAGCATCTGGAAGCCGCTCGACTGGTTGGACCGCGAGCGGGCGGACGCGAACGCGTGCCCGTCGAGGTCGAGCGCGGCCAGCTCCGCGACGTCACCGTCGACGACGGTCTCCGCGGGCAGCACCACGACCCGCTGCACGCCCGGCAGCAGGTCGGGAAGCACCAGCCGGGCCACCGAGTTGGCGGTGCGCACGGGCGGGTGCACCGCGGCGTCGAGCCCGCCGGTGCGCACCCAGCTGAACGTCACCTCGGGGAACGCCCGCGCGAG
It encodes:
- a CDS encoding bifunctional glycosyltransferase/CDP-glycerol:glycerophosphate glycerophosphotransferase, producing the protein MELSVRRLKRTRPAQFVKRVVLRRGGPTLPRLSVVVPFHDAAGTLDACLASLLAQTHPQLEIVLVDDGSTDGSAEIARRHADADRRVRVVTQPHLGVGAARNAGVARATGRHLAFCDADDTVLMTAYERLGGALRESGSDLSIGSVTLQQQGQHQEPTWAKRSNAQRRIGVRVDDHPEIMANLMPGTRVFRRAFWDEQGLAFATEGDHSDIVTIVDAMLRADRVDILPSVVYRWGWREDNRSLWQQGLQDRGRVADRVAQICTAGELVVATASEPVQRAYFAEVLHTTVPDLVRAAITRDDGYWEALGAELRRLLDLVSAETFPAVPAEDRIIAWLCAHDERAAAESFLEYAFDNQNGYPHRMVGARPHLTLPFIDALAEASDELTGVADSELRYRTRLLVVRWPRPDVLHLEGAAFLEYLDDAYAPSEVTVVLRDPASGRTWRVPTTPTPEPNVNQWSQRAHEDHSGGAFSCDVDISTLPTPEGRVPVVLEVQAELRIGAHQRTAGFHSRAVNVNAGLLETSTVGGTTVEPRWAQHDGLSIELRPSSRADLRPPAPTGPVRVAEVTASGGVVRLSGSTDRDVEIALVGPRSRTAWRPASRTGEAFEVELDLFGDEWGVGRTSLPADRYDVLARTADGRTLDVAPERSLWRRLPLYVEDSHLHVVPHVSLEGALALRVVPAEWRTSRPPYMRRRLRDETYPEARTQPLLDVVLFETFAGKAAGDNPGALCRELAGRHEDLELVFSVMDYSVEVPEGARPVIRFSREYFELLGRARYLLVNASLPYFFRKREGQLYFQTWHGSPLKRIAHDRPHLDFFNWHHRRQLLIARDGWDYLLSQSEFCTRSLSSAFRYDGPVMELGYPRNDVMLADDAADRRRSTREALGIGEHQQVVLYAPTWRDNLRVGRVFDKVLYLDPHQVVEQLDDAVVLVRGHYNSVRAAEDVDPDRRVIDVTRYPDIADLYVAADALVTDYSSVFFDFVLTDKPMIFLAPDLAEYRDDNRGFYLDYHDTVPGPVCLTTEEVVAALRGPDGFAERRETFRAEFAPHDDGKASARVVDAILGVHPYRSEAP
- a CDS encoding acyltransferase family protein, which encodes MRLRRLTDSSISDSLLRGAGPARPGARSSPCRPRWSRHSNLHQNTRAKRQVRTIDVAPTSGRPGAPRLAALDGLRLLAAFSVLAYHYTGINRDYWGASPMVEFPSLHQLSRYGYLGVELFFIISGFVILMTAYDRTVQSFVASRVARLYPAYWVAILLTFALQQFWHGGREPTSMEALGNLTMVQSAFGLTDVQGAFWTLWVELRFYVLIGIFMLVGMNRQRLLAFAVIWPVLGQVAENNHASFVATVLMSTYAPYFAVGIVLFLLSTDLLNLSCWLGLGFTWVLSVQQATAYAERASALTGAPVRPLVTAVAVTVMVLAVLACSHGPLSRIRWKWLTLAGALTYPLYLVHGQVGFFLIETLQTHLQSYVVLAIATLTSFALAFVIHRFVERPAARPLRRAVDRSLENLTVR